The Echinicola rosea genome has a segment encoding these proteins:
- a CDS encoding M43 family zinc metalloprotease — protein MKRILLILRIELVLSFLLFLDCTTLFAQQTLTPAVHNGNQFPIEKCAAPLVEQKQMEALGIFGSKEYFEAWMEDKIQDRKSANLRTTMDEVRVIPVVVHVIHNGEPLGQGANIPQSQIEAQIRILNEDYSRTNADAANTLAAFQPVAANANIQFVLAKQDPRGLPTDGINRVQGNQSFYEQSDPIKLSQESYWDSEDYLNIWVATLETNHLGWASFPISDLSGLDFPPTAKETDGVTIDYRYFGEGGNTVTASAGRTATHEVGHFFGLRHIWGDGGCEVDDFVNDTPDQNGSNSSCQTNRTTCGSLDMIQNYMDYTPDACMNLFTQGQLERMNVVLANSPRRVSLVNGRATQAPQVVAHDLALETIIAPKDYICSTAVTPQVSVYNAGTDQLTGAELTISLNGQLLEQKSFTFSLNQGDDTTLAFDPIQVANTGNNFEVNIIGVNGGTDENSANNTLSTSPAIQPNLSLPYTYSPEDFNDVWTVKNEDEALTWETLNLTLDGQPVNAVGLNFYNYETSGATDHLISPQINLTQFPNAQLVFDMAYARYPQNGLDDQLIIGISTDCGNTFDLINPPYQKSQESLETASASTAEFIPNTQSDFRTEVVDLSPYAGEGNVRIAFITINGFGNNLFIKDIRINAAQETNYSFSIDELVSPSPLPDGNQESDVVRLTNTGELTINTILADRVLNGFAQSTITLTDMDIAPDEQVNIELPSLLTDELNGVEYRLHSPNYDQNPTTAQQINRYFYQDAASVEVPWRQYFDGLLQLDPWITVNPENGQPAWEVITKEGAQNDNLAVLQGQSSGNSYWLGSPLMDLSNTSQASIFFDRAASGMTNNTRLKVMLSLDGGQTFEHQVAVYEGETLNTITGDSPINPNTPSEFVKEFINLSDYTGEGSQNIRIAFVVENGTAETNPIYLDNIELFLSDDPDPVYPTNGDAILYPNPTTDIFSLVFNLARQEDVRIQVISTSGQVAHDVIYPGTLNQTYHFSTELFSRGIFIIKIQSETLSITKRLIIQ, from the coding sequence ATGAAAAGGATATTACTGATTTTAAGGATAGAGTTAGTACTATCCTTTTTGTTATTTTTAGATTGTACAACACTTTTTGCGCAGCAAACGCTTACCCCTGCAGTCCATAACGGCAACCAATTCCCCATTGAGAAATGTGCAGCTCCTTTAGTGGAACAAAAGCAAATGGAAGCCTTGGGGATTTTTGGTTCGAAGGAATATTTTGAGGCTTGGATGGAAGACAAAATCCAAGACCGCAAAAGTGCCAACCTGAGAACGACAATGGATGAGGTTCGGGTCATTCCTGTAGTCGTGCACGTGATCCATAATGGAGAACCGCTCGGCCAAGGTGCCAATATCCCCCAATCACAAATAGAGGCCCAAATCCGCATCCTCAACGAAGACTACAGCCGCACCAATGCCGATGCGGCCAATACACTGGCGGCATTCCAACCTGTAGCTGCCAATGCCAATATTCAGTTTGTACTGGCCAAGCAGGATCCTAGAGGGCTGCCTACAGATGGGATTAATCGGGTACAGGGAAATCAAAGTTTTTACGAACAATCAGACCCGATTAAGTTAAGTCAAGAATCTTATTGGGATTCTGAGGATTATCTAAATATCTGGGTAGCCACACTTGAAACCAATCATTTAGGTTGGGCTTCATTTCCAATATCAGACCTAAGTGGACTAGACTTCCCCCCTACTGCCAAAGAAACGGATGGTGTGACCATTGATTATCGATATTTTGGGGAAGGAGGCAATACTGTAACCGCTTCTGCCGGCAGGACAGCAACTCATGAGGTAGGCCATTTCTTTGGCTTGAGGCATATTTGGGGCGATGGCGGCTGTGAAGTAGATGACTTCGTCAACGATACACCTGACCAAAATGGCTCAAACAGCAGCTGCCAAACCAACCGGACCACCTGTGGCAGCTTGGACATGATCCAAAATTATATGGATTATACCCCTGATGCCTGCATGAACCTTTTTACCCAAGGCCAACTGGAACGTATGAATGTCGTCTTGGCCAATAGTCCACGGCGGGTTTCCCTGGTCAATGGACGCGCCACACAAGCCCCTCAGGTCGTCGCCCATGACCTGGCACTGGAGACGATCATTGCCCCAAAAGACTATATCTGCTCCACTGCCGTTACTCCCCAGGTCAGTGTATATAATGCCGGCACAGATCAGCTAACAGGGGCTGAGCTGACCATTAGCCTCAACGGCCAGTTACTAGAACAGAAGTCGTTTACCTTTAGCCTCAATCAAGGAGATGACACGACCTTGGCATTTGATCCAATACAAGTGGCCAATACAGGGAACAACTTTGAAGTCAATATCATTGGGGTCAATGGCGGTACTGATGAGAACTCGGCCAATAATACGCTTTCCACTTCCCCCGCCATACAGCCTAACCTCTCCTTGCCATACACCTATTCACCTGAGGATTTCAACGATGTATGGACCGTAAAAAATGAGGACGAGGCACTTACTTGGGAAACGCTGAACTTGACCTTGGATGGCCAGCCGGTAAACGCCGTAGGGTTGAATTTTTACAATTATGAAACCAGCGGTGCGACCGACCACCTGATTTCGCCACAGATCAACCTCACCCAATTCCCCAATGCCCAACTGGTCTTCGACATGGCCTATGCACGCTATCCGCAAAATGGACTGGATGACCAGCTGATCATTGGAATCTCCACCGATTGTGGGAATACCTTTGACCTGATCAATCCTCCTTATCAGAAATCCCAAGAAAGCCTGGAAACAGCCAGCGCTTCAACGGCCGAATTCATACCGAACACCCAAAGCGATTTCCGTACCGAAGTAGTGGACCTCAGTCCATATGCCGGCGAAGGCAATGTCCGAATAGCATTTATCACCATCAATGGTTTCGGTAACAACCTGTTTATCAAAGATATTAGGATCAACGCAGCACAGGAGACAAATTATAGCTTCAGCATCGATGAACTCGTAAGCCCTTCCCCATTGCCAGATGGGAATCAAGAAAGCGATGTGGTCCGCTTGACCAACACAGGTGAACTGACCATCAATACCATATTGGCAGATCGCGTGCTAAACGGCTTTGCTCAGAGCACCATAACCTTGACGGACATGGACATTGCTCCTGATGAGCAAGTAAATATCGAACTGCCTTCTTTGCTTACTGATGAGCTGAATGGAGTAGAATATCGCCTCCATTCTCCAAACTATGACCAGAACCCCACTACTGCCCAGCAGATCAATCGCTACTTCTACCAAGATGCCGCATCGGTTGAGGTTCCTTGGAGGCAATATTTTGATGGTTTGCTCCAGCTGGATCCCTGGATTACTGTCAATCCGGAAAACGGTCAGCCTGCTTGGGAAGTGATCACCAAAGAAGGTGCTCAAAACGACAACTTAGCTGTCCTTCAAGGCCAATCTTCTGGCAATTCATATTGGCTGGGATCACCGCTGATGGACTTGAGCAATACCAGCCAGGCCAGTATTTTCTTTGACCGTGCGGCCAGTGGGATGACCAATAATACTCGATTAAAAGTAATGCTGAGCTTGGACGGTGGCCAGACTTTTGAGCATCAAGTGGCGGTCTATGAAGGGGAAACCTTGAACACCATTACCGGTGACAGCCCCATAAATCCTAATACGCCAAGTGAATTTGTCAAGGAATTTATAAACTTATCAGATTATACGGGTGAGGGAAGCCAGAACATCAGAATTGCTTTTGTAGTAGAAAATGGTACGGCTGAAACCAACCCTATTTATCTCGACAACATCGAATTGTTCCTTTCGGATGATCCCGACCCGGTCTATCCTACAAATGGAGATGCCATCCTGTATCCTAACCCAACCACGGATATATTTAGCTTGGTATTCAACCTAGCGCGACAAGAAGATGTCAGGATACAAGTCATAAGTACCAGCGGGCAAGTAGCCCATGATGTAATTTATCCTGGCACGCTAAACCAAACGTATCATTTCAGCACGGAGCTTTTTTCCCGAGGGATTTTCATCATCAAAATCCAGAGCGAAACCCTATCAATCACCAAAAGACTGATCATTCAGTAG
- a CDS encoding PASTA domain-containing protein: MSNFKQGSKRVLIHLAVILALLFTVLFVFFQVYLPNYTNHGETVTVPDLENFDYSEIESYLKARDLRYEITLDSGFEANAKPLTVLKQNPRPGAKVKQGRKVYITLNAENAPLIKMPNLVNSPIKNAQEILSNYGLIRGEIIYVPDIGRNVVLEQKFHGRSIKEGFEIPKGSQIDLVVGDGLGKQSLAIPNLIGMEEEEAEFLIVGSGLRMGRVNFVTTDTVPKGTIVKQLPPSGIEAKTGELVDLWVSELGAIENDF; this comes from the coding sequence ATGAGCAACTTTAAGCAAGGTTCCAAGAGAGTACTTATTCATCTCGCAGTGATACTGGCACTGTTATTTACTGTCCTATTTGTCTTTTTTCAGGTTTACTTGCCCAACTATACCAATCATGGGGAAACGGTTACGGTGCCCGATTTGGAAAATTTTGATTACAGTGAAATCGAAAGTTATTTGAAAGCACGTGATCTCCGTTACGAAATCACGCTTGACAGTGGATTTGAAGCCAATGCCAAGCCACTAACTGTCCTAAAACAAAATCCACGCCCCGGCGCAAAAGTCAAACAAGGCAGAAAAGTTTACATCACACTCAATGCTGAGAATGCTCCTTTGATTAAAATGCCTAACTTAGTAAACAGCCCAATTAAGAATGCCCAAGAGATCCTTTCTAATTATGGATTGATTAGAGGAGAGATTATCTACGTGCCAGACATTGGTCGAAATGTGGTGCTTGAGCAGAAATTTCATGGAAGATCAATTAAGGAAGGCTTCGAAATACCCAAGGGCTCACAGATTGATTTGGTCGTTGGCGATGGACTGGGCAAGCAAAGCCTGGCCATTCCTAACCTCATCGGTATGGAGGAAGAAGAAGCAGAGTTTTTGATCGTGGGCTCTGGCCTACGCATGGGCAGGGTGAATTTTGTCACGACGGATACTGTTCCCAAAGGAACCATTGTCAAGCAGCTTCCACCTTCTGGCATAGAAGCCAAAACAGGAGAATTGGTTGACCTGTGGGTTTCCGAACTCGGAGCAATTGAGAATGATTTTTAA
- a CDS encoding bifunctional 3,4-dihydroxy-2-butanone-4-phosphate synthase/GTP cyclohydrolase II, translating into MAEEIKLDSIEEAIEAIKNGEVVIVVDDEDRENEGDFVCAAEKVTPEIINFMATHGRGLICAPIIEDRCEELGLELMVGRNTATYETPFTVSVDLIGHGCTTGISASDRAKTIKALIDDDIHPDELGKPGHIFPLKAKRGGVLRRTGHTEAAIDLSRLAGLYPAGVLVEIMNDDGTMARVPDLVEVAKRFDLKLVSIKDLIAYRLKNESLIKREIGVEMPTEFGDFDLIAFRQTNTDEIHMALVKGEWKEGEPILVRVHSSCVTGDIFGSCRCDCGPQLHSAMEMVNQAGKGVVLYMNQEGRGIGLINKLKAYKLQEEGMDTVQANQALGFPMDKRDYGVGAQILRDLGVSKIKLLTNNPTKRAGLLGYGLEIVDTVALEITPNAHNERYLTTKRDKMGHQILKKEINKMK; encoded by the coding sequence ATGGCTGAAGAAATAAAACTTGATTCCATCGAGGAGGCAATAGAAGCGATCAAAAACGGCGAAGTGGTCATTGTAGTTGATGACGAGGACCGCGAAAACGAAGGGGATTTTGTCTGTGCAGCAGAGAAAGTAACTCCTGAGATCATCAATTTTATGGCCACTCACGGTCGTGGACTGATCTGCGCACCGATTATAGAAGACAGATGTGAAGAGCTTGGACTGGAGTTGATGGTAGGCCGGAATACCGCTACCTACGAAACCCCATTTACGGTATCAGTGGACCTGATCGGGCATGGCTGTACCACTGGGATTTCGGCCAGCGACCGTGCCAAGACGATCAAGGCACTGATCGATGATGATATCCATCCAGACGAATTGGGCAAGCCAGGTCATATTTTCCCCTTGAAGGCCAAGCGGGGAGGAGTATTGAGAAGGACGGGACATACTGAGGCAGCCATTGATCTGTCAAGGTTGGCCGGCCTTTACCCAGCGGGGGTGTTGGTAGAGATCATGAATGATGACGGCACCATGGCTAGGGTCCCTGACCTTGTGGAAGTGGCCAAGCGTTTTGACCTGAAATTGGTCAGCATAAAAGATCTCATCGCCTATCGACTAAAAAATGAGTCTCTTATTAAAAGGGAAATTGGTGTCGAAATGCCTACAGAATTTGGGGATTTTGACTTGATTGCGTTCCGCCAGACCAATACCGATGAAATACATATGGCTCTGGTAAAAGGAGAATGGAAGGAAGGAGAGCCGATACTCGTACGCGTACATTCCTCCTGCGTGACCGGTGATATCTTCGGATCTTGCAGGTGTGACTGTGGCCCGCAGTTGCACAGTGCCATGGAGATGGTAAACCAGGCAGGGAAAGGTGTGGTGCTCTACATGAACCAAGAAGGCCGTGGAATCGGGCTGATCAATAAACTAAAAGCTTACAAACTGCAGGAAGAAGGGATGGACACCGTACAGGCAAACCAAGCGCTTGGTTTTCCGATGGACAAAAGAGACTATGGTGTAGGCGCACAAATCCTCCGGGATCTGGGCGTGTCCAAAATCAAGCTGCTGACCAATAATCCTACCAAAAGAGCTGGTCTGTTGGGCTATGGGCTCGAAATTGTAGATACAGTGGCGTTGGAAATTACCCCGAATGCCCACAATGAAAGATACCTGACCACCAAAAGGGATAAAATGGGCCACCAAATCCTAAAAAAAGAAATCAATAAAATGAAATAA
- a CDS encoding NifU family protein, with amino-acid sequence MDTELIEKIENALDTIRPYLEADGGNVKIVDLTDEMVLQLELTGTCSSCPMSTMTLKAGVEEAVKKAIPEISKVEAINISVSE; translated from the coding sequence ATGGATACAGAACTAATCGAAAAAATAGAAAATGCATTGGACACCATTCGTCCTTACTTGGAAGCAGATGGCGGAAATGTAAAAATTGTTGACCTCACCGATGAGATGGTTTTGCAGCTGGAGTTGACAGGAACATGCAGTTCGTGCCCGATGTCCACAATGACCTTGAAGGCCGGTGTGGAAGAAGCGGTCAAAAAGGCCATTCCTGAAATCAGCAAAGTAGAAGCCATCAACATTTCCGTTTCGGAATAA
- a CDS encoding Mrp/NBP35 family ATP-binding protein has protein sequence MIISKEKVLKALSTVEDPDLKKDLVTLGMIQDVVAEGNKLSFKVVLTTPACPLKELIKNNCEEALVKEFGEELELDITMTSNVTTARDNAPLLPKVKNIIAIASGKGGVGKSTCSANLAVALAKTGAKVGLVDADISGPSIPVMFNVEGEQPPVKQENGKNIIIPIEQYGVKLMSIGFLTPADSAVVWRGPMASSALKQFIGDVEWGELDYLLIDLPPGTSDIHLTMVQTVPVTGAIIVTTPQKVALADATKGLSMFKQPQINVPVLGVVENMAYFTPEELPDNKYYLFGKEGGQRLARKHEVPFLGEIPIVQSIRESGDTGYPAVLKEGITEKAFSDLAEAMARQIAIRNAEKSKTKVVQVNT, from the coding sequence ATGATCATTAGTAAAGAAAAGGTACTTAAAGCCCTCTCCACTGTAGAAGACCCTGATCTAAAAAAAGATCTGGTCACCCTTGGCATGATCCAAGATGTGGTGGCAGAAGGAAATAAATTGAGTTTTAAGGTAGTACTCACCACTCCAGCTTGTCCGCTCAAGGAACTGATCAAAAACAATTGTGAAGAAGCCTTGGTCAAGGAGTTTGGAGAGGAACTGGAATTGGATATCACCATGACTTCCAATGTCACCACCGCTAGAGACAATGCTCCCTTGCTTCCCAAAGTTAAGAACATCATCGCCATCGCATCGGGCAAGGGCGGCGTGGGCAAATCCACCTGCTCTGCCAACCTCGCCGTGGCCCTTGCCAAGACCGGTGCCAAAGTAGGCTTGGTAGATGCGGATATTTCAGGACCTTCCATTCCGGTCATGTTTAACGTCGAAGGAGAACAGCCGCCCGTAAAACAGGAAAACGGCAAGAACATCATCATCCCTATCGAGCAATATGGGGTAAAGCTGATGTCCATTGGTTTTCTGACCCCAGCCGATAGTGCGGTGGTCTGGAGAGGCCCCATGGCCAGTTCGGCATTGAAGCAATTCATCGGCGATGTGGAGTGGGGTGAACTGGACTATCTGCTGATTGACCTACCTCCAGGCACCTCTGATATCCACCTTACCATGGTGCAGACGGTACCTGTAACAGGGGCTATCATCGTGACCACTCCACAAAAAGTGGCATTGGCAGATGCGACCAAAGGTTTGTCCATGTTCAAGCAACCCCAAATAAACGTTCCCGTTTTAGGTGTTGTGGAAAATATGGCTTATTTTACACCTGAAGAGTTGCCGGACAATAAATACTATCTTTTCGGTAAAGAAGGTGGTCAGCGGTTGGCCAGAAAGCACGAAGTTCCTTTCTTAGGAGAAATCCCAATCGTACAAAGCATCCGGGAAAGTGGCGATACAGGCTATCCCGCCGTGCTTAAAGAAGGCATCACGGAGAAGGCATTTTCCGATCTTGCCGAGGCAATGGCAAGGCAGATCGCCATCAGAAATGCAGAAAAAAGTAAAACCAAGGTAGTACAGGTTAATACCTAA
- a CDS encoding T9SS type A sorting domain-containing protein, translated as MRRSIVKLGLFLCALMGVFHQSFGQLRQLSVNRSDYVDSKQKHIHSKLLADTLELPFWDDFSQGTLDSTKWESRGANVSLSIGVGAPSLGVMLLDGTKANGQPYSTDIGQVNLTDRITSRSINLSGLSDEAQGSTYLSFFWQAGGKAEIPDSEDFLQLSFLDSLGNWNVIWTQYGGDSIQAFQQEIIPLEGIYQHGQFKMMFQSSGRMAGPFDSWLLDYVYLNKNRSEDDLNYPDRALTQLNSSFLGKYTALPLFEFNALSDTVLTSVQNQFYNLNDRFRAMEYSAEIRDKGNQEPVMVLNSNTPFNPVPLANERRDFASGIPTELAEQNREEEFDLESIVYLSSGDDFLIDHITDGDTTYFSQVDFRINDTARTTIPIRDYYAFDRGTVDYAAGINQRSGMLAVKYHASSPAYVNALSINFTNPAQAGTAVDLLIWSSLEAEPVFAKEVIIQPKNQLEEFTKFPLDTAIQVEGDFYVGYMQFTNDFVHIGLDKSNDTSSEVHYNISGSWAPSEQVIGSLMIRAHMQTEGPQPPDSPETESQIKAYPNPVENNKIFLEGDVDDIKLYDTFGREINIDISEAENGKFVNFTTNRKGVYLIKAWNKNSPQLIRILVK; from the coding sequence ATGAGAAGAAGCATCGTCAAGCTTGGTCTATTTTTATGTGCACTGATGGGTGTCTTTCACCAATCTTTTGGTCAATTACGCCAACTCAGTGTCAATAGGAGCGATTATGTCGATAGTAAACAGAAACATATCCATTCCAAGTTATTGGCGGACACATTGGAATTGCCGTTCTGGGATGATTTTTCCCAAGGCACCTTGGACAGCACAAAATGGGAATCCCGTGGTGCCAATGTCTCCCTTAGCATTGGCGTGGGAGCACCGAGCCTGGGCGTCATGCTCTTGGACGGCACCAAAGCCAATGGGCAACCCTACAGCACCGATATCGGCCAAGTGAACCTGACCGACCGGATTACCTCTCGCTCCATAAATCTTTCGGGGCTAAGCGATGAAGCGCAAGGCAGCACCTACCTTAGCTTCTTTTGGCAAGCCGGTGGGAAAGCCGAAATCCCCGATTCAGAAGATTTTCTCCAACTGTCCTTTTTGGACAGCTTGGGAAATTGGAATGTAATATGGACCCAATATGGAGGGGACAGCATCCAAGCATTCCAACAGGAAATCATTCCGCTGGAAGGAATTTACCAGCATGGCCAATTCAAGATGATGTTTCAGAGTTCCGGAAGGATGGCCGGACCATTTGACAGCTGGTTGCTGGATTATGTGTATCTCAACAAAAACAGGTCGGAAGATGACCTGAATTATCCCGATAGAGCACTTACGCAATTGAACAGTAGCTTTTTGGGGAAATATACAGCCTTGCCATTATTTGAATTCAATGCACTCTCAGATACCGTCTTGACCAGCGTTCAAAACCAGTTTTACAATTTGAACGACCGGTTCAGGGCCATGGAATATTCGGCCGAAATCAGGGATAAAGGCAATCAGGAACCCGTCATGGTGCTCAATTCAAACACGCCATTTAACCCGGTACCATTGGCAAACGAGCGAAGGGATTTTGCCAGCGGCATACCTACAGAACTGGCGGAACAAAATCGTGAAGAGGAATTTGACCTGGAAAGTATCGTTTATCTGAGCTCTGGGGATGATTTCCTAATTGATCATATCACCGATGGTGATACCACCTACTTCAGCCAAGTGGATTTCCGCATCAATGACACGGCGCGGACTACTATCCCGATCAGGGATTATTATGCTTTTGATCGGGGAACGGTGGACTATGCAGCGGGAATCAACCAACGCTCTGGCATGTTGGCCGTAAAGTACCACGCCTCCTCTCCTGCCTATGTCAATGCACTTAGCATCAATTTCACAAACCCGGCCCAAGCAGGTACAGCAGTGGACTTATTGATATGGTCATCGCTGGAAGCCGAACCGGTTTTTGCCAAAGAAGTTATTATTCAACCCAAGAACCAGCTGGAAGAATTTACCAAATTCCCCTTGGATACTGCTATCCAAGTGGAAGGTGACTTCTATGTTGGTTATATGCAGTTTACCAATGATTTCGTCCATATTGGCCTGGACAAATCAAACGACACCTCTTCCGAAGTCCATTACAATATCTCAGGATCCTGGGCCCCCAGTGAACAAGTGATCGGCTCCCTTATGATCAGGGCACACATGCAAACGGAAGGCCCCCAGCCACCTGATTCCCCTGAGACGGAATCCCAGATCAAAGCCTATCCAAATCCAGTCGAAAACAATAAAATATTCTTGGAAGGAGACGTGGACGATATCAAACTTTACGACACCTTTGGCAGGGAAATAAATATCGATATCAGTGAGGCAGAAAATGGCAAATTCGTTAATTTTACCACGAATCGTAAAGGAGTTTACCTAATCAAAGCCTGGAATAAAAACTCACCGCAATTAATAAGAATTTTAGTCAAATAG
- a CDS encoding rhodanese-like domain-containing protein codes for MEDITVEELKERIDKNEEFPFVDVREEWEYEEDNLGALNIPLGQLAASLDELEQYKDQELVVHCRSGARSGNAKKFLETKGYTKVRNVLGGIMAYRELEEE; via the coding sequence ATGGAAGACATTACTGTAGAAGAACTAAAGGAAAGAATAGACAAGAATGAGGAATTTCCATTTGTCGATGTCAGGGAAGAATGGGAATATGAAGAGGATAACCTTGGCGCCCTAAACATTCCGTTGGGACAATTGGCCGCTTCTTTGGACGAATTGGAGCAGTACAAAGACCAGGAACTGGTAGTGCACTGCCGCTCAGGTGCCCGAAGTGGCAATGCCAAGAAATTCTTGGAAACCAAAGGATATACCAAAGTAAGAAACGTCTTGGGCGGTATCATGGCTTACAGGGAACTGGAAGAAGAATAA
- the dnaG gene encoding DNA primase: MGLSNITTEKVKERVDIEEVVNDYVSLKKKGQNLWACCPFHNEKSPSFSVSPAKQIYKCFGCGAAGDALKFVMDIEGIGFNEAIKHLAQKYGIEIEEEKAATPEEVQAYNERESLYIVQGFAKDHFSKNLLDSEEGKSVGLSYFKERGFNLSTIEKFDLGYAMDSWDHLHHAANKAGHSDDILLKGGLILQKEGDPSRKYDRFRGRVVFTIHNLAGKPIAFGARILTNDKKQPKYINSPETAIYHKSDVLYGIYQAKQAIRSQDNCYLVEGYTDVISMHLSGIENVVASSGTSLTENQIKLIKRFTDNVTVLYDGDAAGIKASLRGIDMLLEGGLNVKAVVFPEGDDPDSYSRKVGSEAFQQYLHDHARDFIAFKIELYAEEAAHDPIKRADTVRQVVQSVAKIPDPITRSVYVKESARLLKMDEDIVLAELNKILLKGQKDAYFKEKQQAPPPPDAGAPFEDFLPEQKSKWSSADVLAKQEREMMRLLVTYGFEKVSDDLHVCEYLIQETGDVSFGTPIYQKLFVEYKRALKKGVLPDADYFIKLDDEEIKGEVINMISQRHEMSDNWEQKHMIYTNRESDDLSKTTFNEILRLKRRVLEKMVDETMEKIRSAEEQNKLEEVTEFQMVLISLNGSLKEINKQLGTVKSR; the protein is encoded by the coding sequence ATGGGATTAAGTAATATAACGACAGAAAAAGTAAAGGAGCGAGTAGATATTGAGGAGGTGGTCAATGACTACGTGTCGTTAAAGAAAAAAGGCCAAAACCTCTGGGCGTGCTGTCCCTTCCACAACGAAAAATCACCCTCTTTTTCGGTATCTCCTGCCAAGCAAATTTACAAATGCTTTGGCTGTGGTGCTGCGGGTGATGCATTGAAGTTTGTGATGGATATCGAAGGAATCGGCTTTAACGAAGCCATAAAGCACCTAGCCCAGAAATACGGCATTGAGATCGAGGAGGAAAAAGCCGCTACACCGGAGGAAGTCCAAGCCTATAACGAGCGTGAAAGCCTCTATATCGTCCAGGGATTTGCCAAGGACCATTTTTCCAAAAACCTGTTGGATTCCGAAGAAGGCAAATCCGTAGGGCTGAGCTATTTTAAGGAAAGAGGCTTTAATTTGTCCACCATAGAGAAGTTTGATCTGGGGTATGCCATGGACAGCTGGGACCACCTGCATCATGCCGCAAACAAGGCGGGGCATTCGGATGACATTTTGCTGAAAGGCGGGCTGATCCTACAGAAAGAAGGGGATCCTTCCCGGAAATACGACCGTTTTCGTGGCAGGGTGGTGTTTACGATCCACAACTTGGCCGGTAAGCCCATAGCCTTTGGTGCACGTATCCTCACCAATGACAAAAAGCAGCCCAAATACATCAACTCTCCGGAGACAGCCATTTACCATAAAAGTGATGTGCTGTACGGAATCTATCAAGCCAAACAGGCCATTCGAAGCCAGGACAATTGCTATTTGGTGGAAGGCTACACAGATGTGATCTCCATGCACCTTTCGGGCATTGAGAATGTGGTGGCTTCCTCAGGTACGTCCCTTACCGAAAACCAGATCAAGCTGATTAAGCGGTTTACGGACAATGTCACCGTGCTGTATGATGGGGATGCGGCAGGTATCAAGGCCTCCCTTCGGGGGATTGATATGCTCTTGGAAGGCGGCTTGAATGTGAAAGCAGTGGTGTTTCCTGAGGGAGACGATCCGGACAGCTATTCCCGCAAGGTAGGTTCAGAGGCTTTTCAGCAATATCTTCATGACCATGCGCGGGACTTTATCGCGTTTAAGATCGAGTTGTATGCCGAGGAGGCGGCACATGATCCGATCAAGCGGGCGGATACGGTACGCCAAGTGGTGCAGAGTGTGGCCAAAATCCCTGACCCCATCACTCGCTCGGTATATGTGAAGGAGTCTGCAAGGCTCCTTAAGATGGATGAGGACATCGTACTGGCCGAGCTGAACAAGATCTTGCTGAAAGGACAGAAGGATGCCTATTTTAAGGAAAAACAGCAAGCTCCCCCTCCGCCGGATGCAGGGGCTCCTTTCGAGGATTTTCTTCCAGAGCAAAAGTCAAAATGGTCTTCAGCTGATGTTTTGGCAAAGCAGGAGAGGGAAATGATGAGGCTTTTGGTGACCTATGGTTTTGAGAAAGTGTCGGATGACCTGCATGTTTGTGAATATTTGATCCAAGAGACGGGAGATGTTTCATTTGGGACTCCTATTTATCAAAAGTTATTTGTGGAGTACAAGCGTGCCCTGAAGAAAGGCGTCCTGCCAGATGCAGATTATTTTATCAAATTGGATGATGAAGAGATCAAGGGAGAGGTGATCAACATGATATCCCAGCGACATGAAATGTCGGATAATTGGGAGCAAAAGCACATGATCTATACCAACCGGGAATCGGATGATCTTTCCAAGACTACTTTCAATGAAATTTTAAGATTGAAGCGGAGGGTCTTGGAAAAGATGGTGGACGAAACCATGGAAAAAATCAGGTCGGCGGAGGAACAAAATAAGTTGGAGGAAGTGACAGAATTTCAGATGGTTCTCATTTCCCTCAACGGATCTTTGAAAGAAATAAACAAACAATTAGGAACCGTAAAGTCCCGGTAA